The Propionibacterium freudenreichii subsp. freudenreichii genome contains a region encoding:
- a CDS encoding DUF1345 domain-containing protein produces MTARKARARTAAARRRRRPTPRKAQGPVRRKLGDSLHMRLWISIAVGVAVGVGTLWMGHSPGSLMLGWVVAATLFTVSTWYLVFRMSDDDTRDHAQENNPSAGVSDTLLMSACMASIVGLALLMFGAKSKGQLVPDSIIGVLGILASWSAIHTLFTLRYAYVYFRDGGTGINFNGDDRPCYIDFAYLAFTIGMTYQVSDTNLGTKELRRIALHHALISYLFGTVVVASMINMFVQVAAGG; encoded by the coding sequence ATGACCGCCCGCAAGGCACGTGCACGAACGGCTGCCGCCCGGCGCCGGCGGCGTCCCACACCGCGCAAGGCGCAGGGTCCGGTGCGGCGCAAGCTGGGCGATTCACTGCATATGCGCTTGTGGATCAGCATTGCCGTGGGCGTGGCAGTGGGCGTCGGCACCCTGTGGATGGGGCACAGCCCCGGCTCGTTGATGCTCGGCTGGGTGGTCGCCGCCACCCTGTTCACCGTGTCCACCTGGTACTTGGTGTTCCGCATGAGCGACGATGACACCCGCGACCATGCCCAGGAGAACAATCCCAGCGCGGGCGTCTCCGACACCCTGCTGATGAGTGCCTGCATGGCCAGCATCGTGGGGCTCGCCCTGCTGATGTTCGGGGCCAAGAGCAAGGGGCAGCTGGTCCCCGACTCCATCATCGGGGTGCTGGGCATCCTGGCGTCATGGTCTGCCATCCACACGCTGTTCACGCTGCGCTACGCCTACGTCTACTTCCGCGATGGCGGCACCGGCATCAACTTCAACGGTGACGACCGCCCCTGCTACATCGACTTCGCCTACCTGGCCTTCACCATCGGCATGACCTACCAGGTGTCGGACACCAACCTGGGCACCAAGGAACTGCGACGCATTGCGCTGCACCATGCGTTGATCTCCTATTTGTTCGGCACCGTGGTGGTCGCCTCGATGATCAACATGTTCGTGCAGGTGGCCGCCGGCGGCTGA
- a CDS encoding DoxX family protein yields the protein MGHLSFAREGFAVAVPDWMPGSKDATVLASGVVELALAAALASGVQRKQVGRATAAFFAAVFPGNVHQYVKHLDASFLNSDQRRLVRLYFQPLLVAWALEATRED from the coding sequence GTGGGCCACCTGAGCTTTGCCCGCGAGGGCTTCGCCGTCGCGGTGCCCGATTGGATGCCGGGCAGCAAGGACGCCACGGTGCTCGCCTCGGGCGTGGTCGAGCTGGCGCTTGCCGCCGCGCTTGCCTCCGGCGTCCAGCGCAAGCAGGTGGGACGCGCCACGGCCGCCTTCTTCGCGGCCGTGTTCCCGGGCAATGTGCACCAATATGTGAAGCACCTCGACGCATCATTCCTCAACAGTGACCAGCGACGCCTGGTACGCCTGTACTTCCAGCCCCTGCTCGTGGCGTGGGCGCTGGAGGCGACGCGCGAGGACTGA
- a CDS encoding citrate synthase translates to MEHTAVLSGEGAKAELPIVESSVGSDGYDIRNLLRTTGNVTYDMGFANTASCQSAITYIDGEKGVLRYRGYPIEQLADKSTFLETAYLVIYGELPRPAELADFEERIKRKTIIDEGMRKFFETFPRGSHPMPVLAAGVQALGTFSTTSIGDDPQSIEKATERLIAKMPTLAAYGYKNSRGEPFLYPDNALSYVQNFERMSFGYPTEPYHFEPEITRALDVLLILHADHEQNCSSSTVRLVGSSGANIYASISAGINALSGPLHGGANQAVLEMLEAIKASGISVKEYVQQVKDRNAGIKLMGFGHRIYKNYDPRAAIIKQHADRVLALKSGRRDLLDIAQELEQAALADDYFTERKLYPNVDFYSGLIYEAMGFPKEMFTVLFAIGRLPGWIAQWREQRADPNSRIGRPRQVYTGVPERDYVPMDDR, encoded by the coding sequence ATGGAACACACAGCTGTGTTATCGGGCGAAGGCGCCAAGGCCGAGCTGCCCATCGTCGAATCAAGCGTCGGCTCAGACGGTTATGACATCCGGAACCTGCTCCGCACCACCGGCAATGTCACCTACGACATGGGCTTCGCGAATACCGCGAGCTGCCAATCGGCCATCACCTACATCGACGGTGAGAAGGGCGTCCTGCGCTACCGCGGCTACCCGATCGAGCAGCTGGCCGACAAGTCGACATTCCTGGAAACCGCCTATCTGGTGATCTATGGTGAGCTGCCCCGCCCGGCGGAGCTGGCCGACTTCGAGGAGCGCATCAAGCGCAAGACCATCATCGACGAAGGCATGCGCAAGTTCTTCGAGACCTTCCCCCGCGGCTCCCACCCCATGCCGGTGCTGGCCGCCGGCGTTCAGGCGCTGGGCACCTTCAGCACCACCAGCATCGGTGACGATCCCCAGTCAATCGAGAAGGCGACCGAACGACTGATCGCCAAGATGCCGACGCTGGCCGCCTACGGCTACAAGAATTCACGAGGCGAGCCCTTCTTGTATCCCGACAATGCCCTCAGCTACGTACAGAACTTTGAGCGGATGAGCTTCGGCTATCCCACCGAGCCCTACCATTTCGAGCCCGAGATCACCCGCGCGCTCGACGTCCTGCTGATCCTGCACGCCGATCATGAGCAGAACTGTTCCAGCTCCACCGTGCGCCTGGTGGGCAGCTCGGGGGCCAACATCTATGCGTCGATCTCGGCCGGCATCAACGCACTGTCGGGACCCCTGCACGGCGGCGCCAACCAGGCAGTGCTCGAGATGCTCGAGGCCATCAAGGCATCAGGCATCAGCGTCAAGGAATACGTGCAGCAGGTGAAGGATCGCAACGCCGGCATCAAGCTGATGGGCTTCGGCCACCGCATCTACAAGAACTACGACCCGCGCGCGGCCATCATCAAGCAGCACGCCGATCGGGTGCTCGCCCTCAAATCGGGGCGCCGCGACCTACTCGACATCGCCCAGGAACTGGAGCAGGCGGCGCTGGCTGACGACTACTTCACCGAGCGCAAGCTCTATCCGAACGTCGACTTCTATTCGGGCCTCATCTATGAGGCGATGGGCTTTCCCAAGGAGATGTTCACGGTGTTGTTCGCGATCGGGCGCCTGCCCGGCTGGATCGCCCAGTGGCGCGAGCAGCGTGCCGACCCGAACTCAAGGATCGGGCGTCCGCGTCAGGTGTACACCGGGGTACCCGAGCGCGACTATGTGCCCATGGACGATCGGTAG
- a CDS encoding NAD(P)H-binding protein, translating into MEKKTTTKNVTVLGAHGQIARIVIERLLAETDDHLTLFMRDAARLGNVDAARETVVEGDATSTDDLAKAVRGADIVYANLAGKIEAEADAVVAAMRAAGVKRLIWISSLGIYDEVPGAFGAWNHKMLDGGYLQTYARAAATIEASGLDYTIIRPAWLQDEPTVDYETTQKGEPFKGTEVSRASVADVVVHLINQPDRDIGHSVGVDKPGTDGDKPSFY; encoded by the coding sequence ATGGAGAAGAAGACAACCACCAAGAACGTCACCGTCCTGGGCGCCCACGGGCAGATCGCCCGCATCGTCATCGAACGGCTGCTGGCCGAAACCGACGACCACCTCACCCTGTTCATGCGCGACGCTGCGCGCCTGGGCAACGTCGACGCCGCCCGCGAGACCGTGGTGGAAGGCGATGCCACCAGCACCGACGACCTGGCGAAGGCCGTGCGGGGCGCAGACATCGTCTACGCCAACCTCGCCGGAAAGATCGAAGCCGAGGCCGACGCCGTCGTGGCGGCCATGCGGGCAGCCGGCGTCAAGCGCCTCATCTGGATCTCGTCGCTGGGCATCTACGACGAGGTTCCCGGGGCCTTCGGCGCATGGAACCACAAGATGCTCGACGGCGGATACCTGCAGACCTATGCGCGCGCCGCCGCCACCATCGAGGCGTCCGGACTCGACTACACGATCATTCGTCCCGCCTGGTTGCAGGACGAACCCACCGTTGATTACGAGACCACCCAGAAGGGCGAGCCCTTCAAGGGCACCGAGGTCTCGCGTGCTTCGGTGGCCGACGTCGTGGTGCACCTGATCAACCAGCCCGACCGCGACATCGGCCATTCGGTGGGCGTCGACAAGCCGGGCACCGACGGCGACAAGCCCTCGTTCTATTGA
- a CDS encoding MMPL family transporter: MAKLLYRLGRGAAHRAWAVIICWLIVLAAAGGAYAAFHGTLSTSFSIPNTETQQVADSMKQALPQASGGSERIVFTSDSGSFSDAQKTQIAELLGRVDKAEGVTGTVNPFQTADQREAQAQQLAAAETQLQTAQQQLDAGRTQFDAAQQKLTAAEDQAKAAGVYDAMAAQFQAQQAQLDAQKSKLDDSANQLSTQQEKATAAKSLIEMSQNLRTVSQDGSSAFATVSLEKEAVEMDSSQKQAIRDVIDDTSIPGVQTTYSNGLAFDIGGLGGMEVVGVAVALVVLVFMMRAILPAITPLISSLVGVGVAVTGALALSGKVTMMNVTPMLGLMIGLAVGIDYSLFILNRHRKQLLAGMDKRESIGLAVGTAGNAVVFAGSTVFIALLALNITGIPFLRVMGDVAAVAVLVAVLVAITFTPALLSLMGNHALNKKSRKSIGTPEQAAPVIRPMRTRNAVLRAVIATAVLVVIALPATSMQLGMPTGAQEPTDSVQYKNYKTTDEKFGAGVNGPLMVVATLPQAMSTDEEQIVEAKIGQQLAAQNDVAAVVPAAVSDSRTVIAFQVIPNSGPTDKSTEQLVHDLRDLSPTSDGTTLGVAGQTSMSIDVSQKLADALPSYLIVVVGLSLVILMVVFRSILVPIVATGGFVLSLFAALGATTAVYQWGWLGSVFGVHDPSPLLSFAPTIIIGVLFGLAMDYQLFLVSGMREAYEHGVEARVAVKSGLRMAAPVVRAAAIIMISVFAGFIFSPMNVIRPLGFGLAFGVLFDAFGVRLFIMPALMHLMGKTAWWLPKWLDRILPNVDVEGTSLERTHNVLVSDSAHDPAASHGKGVNPATQ; this comes from the coding sequence ATGGCGAAGTTGTTGTACCGGTTGGGCCGAGGGGCCGCACACCGGGCCTGGGCGGTGATCATCTGCTGGCTAATCGTGCTGGCCGCAGCCGGTGGCGCCTATGCCGCGTTCCACGGCACCCTGAGCACCTCATTCTCCATTCCCAACACCGAGACCCAGCAGGTTGCCGACTCGATGAAGCAGGCGCTGCCACAGGCGTCGGGCGGCAGCGAGCGGATCGTCTTCACCTCCGACTCGGGAAGCTTCTCCGACGCCCAGAAGACGCAGATCGCAGAGTTACTCGGTCGGGTGGACAAGGCCGAGGGGGTTACCGGCACGGTCAACCCGTTCCAGACCGCCGACCAGCGCGAGGCGCAGGCTCAGCAACTTGCCGCCGCTGAGACTCAGCTGCAAACTGCCCAGCAGCAGCTGGACGCTGGACGCACCCAGTTCGATGCGGCTCAGCAGAAATTGACCGCCGCCGAGGACCAAGCCAAGGCGGCCGGTGTCTATGACGCGATGGCGGCCCAGTTCCAGGCGCAGCAGGCTCAGTTGGACGCCCAGAAGTCCAAACTGGACGACAGCGCCAATCAGCTGTCGACGCAGCAGGAAAAGGCCACTGCCGCCAAGTCCCTGATCGAGATGTCACAGAATCTGCGCACCGTCTCGCAGGACGGCAGCAGCGCCTTCGCCACCGTCTCGCTGGAGAAGGAAGCAGTGGAGATGGATTCGAGCCAGAAACAGGCCATCCGCGACGTGATCGACGACACCTCGATCCCCGGTGTGCAGACCACCTATTCCAACGGCCTGGCCTTTGACATCGGCGGCCTGGGCGGCATGGAGGTGGTCGGCGTTGCGGTCGCACTCGTGGTGCTGGTGTTCATGATGCGGGCGATCCTGCCTGCCATTACGCCGCTGATCAGCTCGCTGGTGGGCGTGGGTGTAGCCGTGACCGGCGCGCTGGCCCTGTCGGGCAAGGTCACCATGATGAACGTCACCCCGATGCTGGGCCTGATGATCGGCCTGGCGGTGGGCATCGACTATTCGCTGTTCATCCTCAACCGGCATCGCAAGCAGCTGCTGGCCGGCATGGACAAGCGCGAGTCGATCGGTCTGGCGGTGGGCACCGCCGGCAACGCCGTTGTCTTCGCCGGTTCCACCGTGTTCATCGCCTTGCTGGCGCTCAACATCACCGGCATCCCCTTCCTGCGCGTGATGGGCGATGTCGCCGCGGTCGCTGTGCTGGTTGCCGTGCTGGTGGCCATCACCTTCACCCCGGCGTTGCTGAGCCTGATGGGTAACCATGCGCTCAACAAGAAGTCACGCAAGAGCATCGGCACCCCCGAACAGGCAGCCCCCGTGATCCGGCCGATGCGCACCCGTAATGCGGTGCTTCGTGCGGTGATCGCCACCGCCGTACTCGTGGTGATTGCGCTGCCCGCGACGTCCATGCAGCTGGGCATGCCAACCGGCGCCCAGGAACCGACCGATTCGGTGCAATACAAGAACTACAAGACGACCGATGAGAAGTTCGGCGCCGGTGTCAACGGCCCGCTCATGGTGGTGGCCACCTTGCCACAGGCCATGTCGACCGACGAAGAGCAGATCGTGGAGGCAAAGATCGGACAGCAGCTGGCTGCCCAGAACGATGTTGCTGCGGTGGTGCCGGCGGCGGTTTCGGACTCGCGCACGGTGATCGCCTTCCAGGTGATCCCCAACAGCGGGCCGACCGACAAGTCCACCGAGCAACTGGTGCACGATCTGCGCGATCTGTCACCTACGTCAGACGGAACCACTCTGGGTGTGGCGGGTCAGACGTCGATGAGTATCGACGTCTCTCAGAAACTGGCCGATGCGCTACCTTCCTATCTCATCGTGGTGGTCGGCCTGTCGCTGGTCATTCTCATGGTGGTCTTCCGCTCGATCCTGGTGCCTATCGTGGCCACCGGCGGGTTCGTGTTGTCCCTGTTCGCCGCGTTGGGGGCCACCACGGCCGTCTATCAATGGGGTTGGTTGGGCTCGGTGTTCGGCGTGCATGATCCAAGCCCGCTGCTGAGCTTCGCACCCACGATTATCATCGGTGTGCTGTTCGGCCTGGCCATGGACTATCAGCTGTTCCTGGTGAGCGGTATGCGCGAGGCCTATGAGCACGGAGTCGAGGCGCGGGTGGCCGTGAAGAGCGGTTTGCGCATGGCCGCCCCGGTTGTGCGTGCCGCCGCGATCATCATGATCTCGGTGTTCGCAGGCTTCATCTTCTCGCCAATGAATGTGATTCGTCCGCTCGGCTTCGGCCTGGCCTTCGGCGTGCTCTTCGACGCCTTCGGCGTGCGGCTGTTCATCATGCCGGCGCTGATGCACCTCATGGGCAAGACGGCCTGGTGGCTGCCGAAGTGGCTTGACCGCATCCTGCCCAATGTCGACGTCGAGGGAACCTCGTTGGAGCGCACGCACAATGTGCTCGTGTCCGACTCGGCCCACGATCCGGCTGCTTCGCATGGCAAGGGCGTGAATCCGGCGACGCAGTAG
- a CDS encoding FecCD family ABC transporter permease has product MTRTAADARADAGGSADAGSRTHAGHARTAHWLWLGVLVVALAVSVVMALGIGSVPLSPGEVVGVIARRLRLITGADVTPLADQIVWQLRLPRVLASIAAGAVLAVCGAILQTLTGNALADPYLLGISSGASVGAVFVLEIGLSVGLSQSVLMMGAAFVGAVLAMLLVLVLATGRGGELPPARTVLAGVAVAQVCAAITSLLIMVFGGTTAARTAMEWRLGSFAGARWLAAGVLAGVALVTLVGAMGYSRTLDAFSFGDTSAASLGINVTRVRWGLMIFTALTTAMTVAFVGPIGFVGLTVPHIMRLLVGPRHAGLLPLTALGGALLLLWSDTAARSITGNTEIPVGVITALLGTPVLAVLLRRQASQ; this is encoded by the coding sequence ATGACGCGGACCGCGGCGGACGCCCGGGCTGATGCCGGCGGTAGCGCCGATGCGGGCAGCCGGACCCACGCAGGGCACGCTCGTACCGCGCACTGGCTGTGGCTGGGCGTCCTGGTGGTCGCGCTGGCGGTGAGTGTCGTGATGGCGCTGGGCATCGGATCGGTGCCGCTGTCACCCGGTGAGGTGGTGGGCGTGATCGCGCGACGCCTGCGGCTGATCACCGGCGCCGATGTCACGCCGCTGGCCGACCAGATCGTCTGGCAGCTGCGCCTGCCGCGCGTGCTGGCGTCCATCGCCGCCGGAGCCGTGCTGGCCGTGTGCGGTGCGATCCTGCAGACGCTCACCGGAAATGCGCTGGCCGACCCCTATCTGCTGGGCATCTCGAGCGGCGCCAGCGTCGGGGCGGTCTTCGTGCTGGAGATCGGCCTGTCGGTGGGCCTGTCGCAGTCGGTGCTCATGATGGGCGCCGCCTTCGTGGGTGCCGTGCTGGCGATGCTGCTGGTGCTCGTGCTGGCCACCGGACGCGGCGGTGAGCTGCCGCCGGCCCGCACGGTGCTGGCCGGCGTGGCGGTGGCGCAGGTGTGCGCCGCCATCACCTCCCTGTTGATCATGGTGTTCGGGGGCACCACCGCGGCCCGCACGGCGATGGAGTGGAGGCTCGGCTCGTTCGCCGGGGCGCGGTGGTTGGCTGCGGGCGTGCTGGCGGGCGTCGCGCTGGTCACGCTGGTGGGGGCGATGGGTTATTCGCGCACCCTGGACGCCTTCAGCTTCGGCGACACCTCGGCGGCCTCATTGGGCATCAACGTCACCCGGGTGCGCTGGGGGTTGATGATCTTCACCGCCCTGACCACCGCCATGACGGTGGCCTTCGTGGGCCCGATCGGCTTCGTGGGGCTCACCGTGCCCCACATCATGCGCCTGCTGGTGGGCCCCAGGCACGCCGGGCTGTTGCCGCTCACCGCGCTGGGTGGGGCCCTGCTGCTCTTGTGGTCCGACACCGCGGCACGGTCGATCACCGGCAACACCGAGATCCCGGTGGGCGTGATCACCGCGCTGCTGGGCACTCCCGTGTTGGCCGTGCTGTTGCGCAGGCAGGCGTCGCAATGA
- a CDS encoding aldo/keto reductase gives MLTDGVSYQPDPKRYDGRMIYRRVGHWGLQLPAISLGLWKNFGDAQPFETQRAVVRAAFDAGVTHFDLANNYGPPYGQAEINFGTLLRTDLAPYRDELVISTKAGYDMWPGPYGQGGGSRKYIRASLDQSLARLGLDYVDIFYSHRFDPETPLEETMMALDRAVRSGKALYAAISNYPAAETAQAAQIARELGTPLLIHQARYSIFNRWVEGGGDGAARESLLDRAEAEGMGVMAFSPLQQGLLTSRYLQGVPDDSRARHSSDFRQSWLDEDTLAQVRALNDIAAARGQSLAQMALAWLLRDERVSSVVIGASSVKQLTNSLGALKNLYFTAEELAAIDAHGARPGHELWSD, from the coding sequence ATGTTGACCGATGGTGTGAGTTATCAGCCTGATCCGAAGCGCTACGACGGCCGGATGATCTACCGCCGGGTGGGGCATTGGGGCCTACAACTTCCCGCAATCTCGCTGGGACTGTGGAAGAACTTCGGTGACGCCCAGCCCTTCGAGACCCAACGGGCCGTGGTGCGGGCTGCCTTCGATGCCGGTGTGACGCACTTCGACCTCGCCAACAACTACGGCCCGCCCTATGGGCAGGCCGAGATCAACTTCGGCACGCTGCTGCGCACCGACCTGGCGCCCTACCGCGATGAGCTGGTGATCAGCACCAAGGCCGGCTACGACATGTGGCCCGGCCCCTACGGCCAGGGCGGCGGAAGCCGCAAGTACATTCGCGCCTCGCTCGACCAGTCGCTGGCCCGCCTGGGGCTCGACTACGTCGACATCTTCTATTCGCACCGCTTCGACCCCGAGACCCCCCTCGAGGAGACGATGATGGCGCTCGATAGGGCCGTGCGCAGCGGCAAGGCCCTGTATGCGGCCATCTCGAACTATCCGGCCGCCGAAACCGCGCAGGCAGCCCAGATCGCCCGCGAACTCGGCACTCCGCTGCTGATCCACCAGGCCCGCTATTCCATCTTCAACCGGTGGGTCGAGGGCGGCGGCGATGGCGCCGCCCGTGAATCGCTGCTCGACCGGGCCGAGGCGGAGGGCATGGGCGTGATGGCCTTCAGCCCGCTGCAGCAGGGTCTGCTCACCTCGCGCTACCTCCAGGGCGTGCCCGACGATTCACGCGCCCGCCACAGCTCCGACTTCCGCCAGAGCTGGCTCGACGAGGACACGCTCGCCCAGGTGCGGGCGCTCAACGACATCGCCGCCGCGCGCGGCCAGAGCCTGGCCCAGATGGCACTGGCATGGCTGCTGCGCGACGAGCGCGTCTCGTCGGTGGTGATCGGGGCGTCCAGCGTCAAGCAGCTCACCAACAGCCTGGGCGCGCTCAAGAACCTGTACTTCACCGCCGAGGAGCTTGCCGCCATCGACGCACACGGCGCGCGTCCCGGCCACGAGCTGTGGAGCGACTGA
- a CDS encoding TetR/AcrR family transcriptional regulator, with protein sequence MDARIVRTRHALQGALLELARDRPLDDITVGDITKRARVNRSSFYLHYTDKDTPLADALEMQIDRSADDEDLRTDSPEHMPPGLTDYLNHVAEYASLYGRVLNDGGSGVVANRLRSHVHDIVERALNDSDADPFPNLPRDIAAAGVAGLAVGIITAWLGRDPMPPVHTAATWIWDMLVPVAGVAGRPSDAASSSNDGSGPNPAAPSGGDSGYLALGLRRTTGKSSIPG encoded by the coding sequence ATGGACGCACGCATCGTCAGGACGCGGCACGCGCTGCAGGGCGCCCTGCTGGAATTGGCGCGCGACAGGCCGCTCGACGACATCACGGTGGGCGACATCACCAAGCGCGCCCGCGTGAACCGCTCGAGCTTCTACCTGCACTACACCGACAAGGACACGCCGCTGGCCGACGCACTGGAGATGCAGATCGACAGGTCGGCCGACGACGAGGACCTGCGCACCGACTCACCCGAGCACATGCCGCCGGGGCTGACGGACTACCTCAACCACGTGGCGGAATATGCCTCGCTGTACGGCCGGGTGCTCAACGACGGCGGGTCGGGCGTGGTGGCCAACCGGCTGCGCAGCCACGTGCACGACATCGTCGAGCGCGCCCTGAACGACTCGGACGCCGATCCCTTCCCCAACCTGCCGCGCGACATCGCCGCAGCCGGGGTCGCCGGCCTGGCAGTGGGCATCATCACCGCCTGGCTCGGGCGCGACCCGATGCCACCGGTACACACCGCCGCCACCTGGATCTGGGACATGCTCGTGCCGGTCGCCGGCGTGGCCGGACGTCCGTCGGATGCTGCGTCGTCCTCCAACGACGGGTCCGGGCCCAATCCTGCGGCCCCCTCGGGCGGCGACTCCGGATACCTCGCGCTGGGGCTGCGCCGAACAACCGGGAAATCATCGATCCCGGGCTAG
- a CDS encoding ABC transporter ATP-binding protein, whose translation MTRLACRGLGWQVDDRWIVRDITTEVAEGCCTALVGMNGSGKTTLLQLLCGLRKPSRGQVLVDDRRLTDMSRREIARTMALMEQLPQARVALTVRDVVALGRIPHEGRWQLNAHGARVDDRSWNTLSGGERQRVQLARALAQEPQVLMLDEPTNHLDLHHQIALLRIVTSLRLTTLVVLHDLDLAAAFADRLIVLDDGHLVAQGPTDEVLTAQLVAERFAVRGQVSRTDRLRFSWQGLVSDGG comes from the coding sequence ATGACGCGCCTGGCATGCCGTGGCCTGGGCTGGCAGGTGGACGACCGGTGGATCGTCCGCGACATCACCACCGAGGTGGCCGAGGGTTGCTGCACCGCGCTGGTGGGCATGAACGGCTCCGGCAAGACCACCCTGCTGCAACTGCTGTGTGGGCTGCGCAAGCCCAGTCGGGGTCAGGTGCTGGTGGACGATCGTCGCCTCACCGACATGTCGCGCCGCGAGATCGCCCGCACGATGGCGCTCATGGAACAGCTGCCACAGGCCCGCGTGGCGCTCACCGTGCGCGACGTGGTGGCGCTGGGCCGCATCCCCCACGAGGGACGCTGGCAGCTGAACGCCCATGGCGCCCGGGTGGACGACAGGTCGTGGAACACCTTGTCAGGTGGGGAACGCCAGCGGGTGCAGCTGGCACGCGCCCTGGCCCAGGAGCCGCAGGTGCTGATGCTTGACGAGCCGACGAACCACCTCGACCTGCACCATCAGATCGCCCTGTTGCGCATCGTCACCTCGCTGCGGCTGACCACGCTGGTGGTGCTGCACGACCTCGACCTGGCGGCAGCCTTCGCCGACCGCCTCATCGTGCTCGACGACGGCCACCTGGTGGCGCAGGGTCCTACCGACGAGGTGCTGACCGCCCAGCTGGTGGCCGAGCGCTTCGCGGTGCGTGGACAGGTGAGCCGCACCGATCGACTCAGGTTCTCATGGCAGGGGTTGGTCAGCGATGGCGGCTGA
- a CDS encoding (2Fe-2S) ferredoxin domain-containing protein has protein sequence MAAEERGWQVVLVSMNATSNAAVQAWAAELPGLASASLEGDGTPLVEVLDELAGVDASPGAGPEGRASTSGRAPLGSSGVGIRLIGCQPGGGATSVSWLRRVAGHWLRTRRDGAPAVVLQVRHERHDGVEPPDAGPLRGPVAVASAPGESPRDGSASGTRWDPISGDEAPLHSPAWQAPPPFRRHLLVCCGVRCNAQGSREVVESMVRTAKELGVVHDEVLITRTLCLFPCNQAPVVVSYPDNQWRGGVTPAQAAEIVRRAVE, from the coding sequence ATGGCGGCTGAGGAGCGGGGTTGGCAGGTGGTGCTGGTGTCGATGAACGCCACGAGCAACGCGGCGGTGCAGGCCTGGGCCGCGGAGCTGCCGGGCTTGGCGTCGGCCAGCCTGGAGGGTGATGGCACGCCGCTGGTCGAGGTGCTCGATGAATTGGCGGGCGTGGACGCGTCCCCGGGGGCCGGGCCCGAGGGGCGGGCCTCGACGAGTGGGCGCGCGCCGCTCGGTTCGTCCGGGGTGGGCATCCGCCTGATCGGTTGCCAGCCCGGCGGTGGTGCCACGTCGGTGTCGTGGCTGCGTCGGGTAGCCGGACACTGGCTGCGCACCCGCCGCGATGGCGCGCCCGCCGTGGTGCTGCAGGTGCGCCATGAGCGTCACGATGGCGTTGAGCCGCCAGATGCCGGTCCGCTGCGTGGGCCAGTGGCTGTGGCGTCCGCGCCCGGGGAATCCCCCCGGGATGGCTCCGCGTCCGGTACCCGCTGGGACCCGATCAGTGGCGACGAGGCCCCGCTGCACAGCCCGGCGTGGCAGGCTCCCCCGCCGTTCCGGCGTCACCTGCTGGTGTGCTGCGGCGTGCGCTGCAACGCGCAGGGCAGCCGCGAGGTGGTGGAGTCGATGGTGCGCACCGCCAAGGAGCTGGGCGTGGTGCACGACGAGGTGTTGATCACCCGCACCCTGTGCCTGTTCCCGTGCAACCAAGCCCCGGTGGTGGTCAGCTATCCCGACAACCAGTGGCGCGGCGGGGTGACGCCGGCGCAGGCCGCCGAGATCGTCCGCAGGGCGGTGGAGTGA